One window of Legionella pneumophila subsp. pneumophila str. Philadelphia 1 genomic DNA carries:
- a CDS encoding carbonic anhydrase family protein has translation MWTLTKEQQQAITPEKAIELLKEGNKRFVNNLKLNRNLLQQVNETSQGQFPFAVILSCMDSRTPAELIFDQGLGDVFSIRVAGNILNDDILGSIEFACQVVGVKLIAVVGHTQCGAIKGACDGVKLGNLTNLLNKISPVIQEAKKLDSKHDVHSPEFLNCVTSLNVKHTMNEIKQRSNIVHQLLDEKRIAIVGGLYQLETGEVQFFDE, from the coding sequence ATGTGGACTTTAACCAAAGAACAACAACAAGCAATTACTCCAGAGAAAGCTATTGAGCTCTTAAAAGAAGGTAACAAGCGTTTCGTTAATAATCTTAAGTTAAATCGCAACTTGCTCCAGCAAGTTAATGAGACGTCACAAGGACAATTTCCATTTGCTGTTATTTTAAGTTGCATGGATTCACGTACTCCAGCGGAGTTGATTTTTGACCAAGGCCTTGGCGATGTTTTCAGTATTCGAGTTGCCGGTAATATTTTAAATGATGATATTTTGGGCAGCATTGAATTTGCATGTCAGGTAGTAGGTGTGAAACTGATTGCAGTTGTCGGCCATACTCAATGTGGAGCAATTAAAGGAGCTTGTGATGGTGTCAAATTGGGCAACCTGACAAATCTACTGAATAAAATCAGCCCTGTGATTCAAGAAGCCAAAAAGCTGGATTCAAAACACGATGTTCATAGCCCAGAATTTTTGAATTGCGTTACCAGCCTGAATGTAAAACATACTATGAATGAAATTAAACAACGCAGTAATATCGTACATCAATTGCTTGATGAAAAAAGAATTGCAATTGTTGGTGGTTTATATCAGCTTGAGACAGGAGAAGTTCAATTTTTTGATGAGTGA
- a CDS encoding Hsp20 family protein, with the protein MNTTSLSLTPLLRHSVGFERFNDLFESMRNADDSTYAYPAYDIEKHGEDSYTITMAVPGFQESDLNIMVQNDQLTVSGRIQEKETKESEYLHRSIVTRAFEQTFRLADHMQVTGAEIKNGLLSIGLIREIPEEAKPRIIPIKSISDQESNKKGKTLEPESKKKISN; encoded by the coding sequence ATGAACACTACCTCATTATCACTAACCCCGTTACTACGGCATTCCGTTGGTTTTGAACGATTCAATGATTTGTTTGAATCGATGCGAAATGCCGATGATTCAACCTATGCCTATCCGGCCTATGACATTGAGAAACATGGAGAAGACAGTTATACGATCACAATGGCTGTCCCAGGATTTCAGGAGAGTGATCTGAACATCATGGTACAAAATGATCAGTTAACGGTTAGTGGCCGCATTCAAGAAAAAGAAACCAAGGAGTCTGAATACTTACACCGCAGCATTGTGACGCGTGCTTTTGAACAAACCTTTCGACTTGCAGATCACATGCAAGTAACAGGCGCTGAAATAAAAAATGGGCTATTGTCTATTGGCTTGATTCGTGAAATACCGGAAGAAGCGAAACCACGCATCATTCCAATCAAGAGTATTTCTGATCAAGAAAGCAATAAAAAAGGCAAAACCCTCGAACCGGAAAGCAAGAAAAAAATTTCCAATTAA
- a CDS encoding SulP family inorganic anion transporter codes for MKHGLFAHLKHDLPASIVVFFVALPLCLGIALASHVPLFSGIIAGVIGGVVVGFISGSALGVSGPAAGLVAIVISSVETLGSWEAFLLAGVIAGILQLIAGFLRGGIIAYYFPSSVIKGMLTGIGIIIVLKQIPHLLGHDVTPLLLSMSDGELDINDIREALDDINPEVVIISIVSLLTLIFWEKLVKKHKLFEMIQGPLVVVILGIALNLFYEHRLTSFSLDPSELVQLPKFNKASELFNYLTLPDFSLITHLKIYKIAILIALIASLETLLCVEAVDKLDPYKRVTSTDRELKAQGVGNILSCLIGGLPITQVIVRSSANVAFGAKSKLSAILHGLLLFICVISIPEILNEIPLASLASILIIIGYKLAKPALFKQMYKMGWEQFVPFMITIIGIIFSDLLFGITLGFSLAIFIILRHHFLNSHDMIKTRGKNKTQYCLKLAEEVTFLNKGSIINELKNIPEGAEVVIDGSRSKIIDHDIKEVIQNFILNSKTKNIQVKLIGI; via the coding sequence ATGAAGCATGGTTTATTTGCTCATCTCAAACACGACTTACCAGCATCCATTGTTGTTTTTTTTGTGGCTTTACCTTTGTGTCTGGGCATAGCATTAGCTTCACATGTTCCTCTTTTTTCAGGAATTATTGCTGGTGTTATTGGTGGAGTAGTCGTAGGGTTTATCAGCGGCTCAGCGCTTGGAGTGAGCGGGCCAGCAGCAGGACTTGTAGCAATAGTCATTTCCTCTGTAGAGACATTAGGCAGCTGGGAAGCTTTTTTGTTAGCTGGGGTAATTGCTGGAATATTGCAATTAATTGCAGGTTTTCTGCGAGGTGGAATTATTGCTTACTATTTTCCCTCCTCCGTAATCAAAGGCATGCTCACGGGAATCGGTATTATTATTGTTTTAAAACAAATTCCTCATTTATTAGGGCACGACGTCACGCCACTTCTATTGAGTATGTCGGATGGTGAATTGGATATTAATGACATCAGAGAAGCATTGGATGATATTAATCCTGAGGTTGTTATTATCAGCATTGTTTCTCTTTTAACCCTGATTTTTTGGGAGAAGCTGGTAAAAAAACACAAACTGTTTGAAATGATACAAGGCCCCCTTGTCGTGGTCATCCTGGGAATTGCTTTGAACTTGTTTTATGAACACCGATTAACCAGTTTTTCCCTTGATCCATCGGAACTGGTTCAACTGCCGAAATTTAACAAAGCATCCGAATTATTTAATTATTTAACACTGCCAGATTTTTCGCTAATTACTCATTTGAAAATATACAAAATAGCAATCCTCATTGCCCTAATCGCCAGTTTGGAAACACTGCTCTGCGTAGAAGCCGTTGATAAACTGGATCCCTACAAGAGAGTAACGTCTACAGACCGTGAATTAAAAGCCCAGGGAGTAGGAAATATTCTCTCTTGCTTGATTGGCGGACTACCGATTACACAGGTTATTGTGCGTAGTAGTGCCAATGTCGCTTTTGGAGCAAAATCCAAGCTGTCCGCTATTTTACATGGCTTATTACTTTTTATTTGTGTCATCAGCATACCAGAAATACTCAATGAAATTCCACTTGCATCATTAGCTAGTATTTTGATTATTATAGGCTATAAGTTAGCCAAGCCGGCTTTATTCAAACAAATGTATAAAATGGGATGGGAACAGTTTGTACCCTTTATGATTACAATTATTGGGATTATTTTTAGCGATTTACTTTTCGGAATTACACTAGGATTTTCACTAGCTATTTTTATTATCTTGCGACATCACTTTCTTAATTCACATGATATGATTAAAACCCGTGGCAAAAACAAAACCCAATACTGCCTTAAACTGGCAGAAGAGGTAACTTTTTTAAACAAAGGAAGTATAATCAACGAATTAAAAAATATACCAGAAGGTGCCGAGGTAGTTATTGATGGGTCTCGCTCTAAAATTATTGATCATGATATTAAAGAAGTCATTCAAAATTTCATATTGAATTCAAAAACCAAAAATATTCAAGTTAAATTAATAGGAATTTAA
- a CDS encoding DotI/IcmL family type IV secretion protein: MPKHLFYGVFLILLSMKAYSQDAVSRDIAKRTESIEKKGIVYHNVIDCDYKISPEISHIDSNIILNWAEYAAILSFNFNFSSIEDQLNQLHSCYTEKGWGQMQNALHKSNNIETIKAEKLKVKGYKDGEAQIIEALDNRWKIILPLKVVYENDKKRVTHFLNAYLTIGWKNKDSLGIMQMIAIPRLAPLAQKVTPADEVIKSMGIILAERKKASLDSARKITDSFFVFLFSNHGECSKGNLALSNRASQRAAIIQPMPNLNPTHNLVRMQSFDMPESAKTPYLALSQQKSLVNDSDSNKSTLSDFGNKSRKLYPNWLSQIGLHSSKLQLNSLITRINPLPLWRAFSQYQQSIRDKSDNIEAINKQKPILSAQIEGEPQFIEVKENQWDIKLPIKIVYQKDDERITQRLDVNLALDQKMINHLTVKNKSLDSNRVLQSLKSILASSSLQLSPQLFLGSQNIQLKQPEQSKPKETVSCHYKIPEETIKTDKNIILQWAEHAATQSFAFDFTSIESQLNKLQSCYTENGWIEFNSAMMKSGNIEAIKMQRLTMTSEVNGVAEFIETRENHWIIALPLKVTYKNDTMRVSQLLNIQLTVGRKTNGEFGVIQLIATLDPSSPPPS; the protein is encoded by the coding sequence ATGCCAAAACATCTCTTCTATGGTGTATTTCTTATTTTATTGAGTATGAAAGCCTACTCTCAGGATGCTGTTAGCAGAGATATTGCAAAGCGAACCGAATCCATTGAAAAAAAGGGTATTGTCTATCACAATGTTATTGATTGTGATTATAAAATCTCACCTGAAATTTCTCATATTGATTCGAATATCATTTTAAATTGGGCTGAATATGCGGCTATTCTGTCTTTTAATTTCAATTTTTCGTCTATTGAGGACCAATTAAATCAATTGCACTCTTGCTATACTGAAAAGGGGTGGGGGCAAATGCAAAATGCTTTACATAAATCAAATAATATAGAAACCATTAAAGCAGAAAAATTAAAAGTAAAGGGCTATAAAGATGGGGAGGCTCAAATAATAGAGGCTTTGGATAATCGATGGAAAATTATATTGCCCTTAAAAGTTGTTTATGAGAATGATAAAAAAAGAGTGACACATTTTCTTAATGCCTATCTGACCATAGGCTGGAAAAATAAAGATAGTTTGGGGATTATGCAAATGATTGCTATTCCTCGTCTGGCGCCACTAGCTCAGAAGGTGACGCCAGCTGATGAGGTAATTAAAAGTATGGGCATAATACTGGCTGAGAGAAAAAAGGCCAGTTTAGATAGTGCAAGAAAAATAACAGATTCTTTTTTTGTGTTTTTATTTTCAAATCATGGAGAATGTTCTAAAGGAAATCTTGCTTTGAGTAACAGGGCTTCGCAAAGAGCGGCAATTATTCAACCAATGCCAAACTTAAATCCCACTCATAATCTTGTGAGAATGCAATCATTTGATATGCCTGAATCTGCAAAAACTCCATATCTTGCTTTATCCCAACAGAAATCCCTTGTTAACGATTCTGATTCTAACAAAAGCACTCTGAGTGATTTTGGCAACAAAAGTCGAAAACTCTATCCAAACTGGTTAAGCCAGATCGGTTTGCATTCTTCTAAATTACAACTTAATTCATTGATTACTCGAATTAATCCCTTGCCCTTATGGCGTGCTTTTTCTCAATATCAACAATCCATAAGAGATAAATCAGATAATATTGAGGCAATCAATAAGCAAAAGCCGATTTTAAGTGCTCAGATAGAAGGAGAGCCCCAGTTTATAGAGGTTAAAGAAAATCAATGGGATATTAAATTACCTATAAAAATTGTTTATCAAAAAGACGATGAGAGAATCACTCAACGCCTTGATGTTAATTTAGCTTTAGATCAAAAGATGATAAATCACTTGACGGTAAAGAATAAGAGCCTTGACTCTAACAGGGTGTTACAATCTTTAAAATCGATACTGGCCTCATCTTCTCTTCAGCTATCACCTCAATTGTTCCTCGGCTCTCAAAACATTCAACTCAAACAACCGGAGCAATCAAAGCCAAAAGAAACGGTTTCTTGTCACTATAAAATCCCTGAAGAAACTATAAAAACAGATAAAAATATTATTTTACAATGGGCTGAACACGCCGCAACACAATCTTTTGCTTTTGATTTTACTTCTATTGAGTCGCAGCTAAATAAATTACAATCATGTTATACAGAAAACGGATGGATTGAGTTTAATTCTGCCATGATGAAATCAGGGAATATCGAGGCAATTAAAATGCAAAGACTCACTATGACTAGTGAAGTTAATGGGGTAGCAGAGTTCATTGAAACCAGAGAGAACCATTGGATTATAGCATTGCCCTTAAAAGTCACTTATAAAAACGATACCATGCGAGTTTCTCAATTACTGAATATTCAATTAACTGTAGGCAGGAAAACCAATGGTGAGTTTGGGGTTATTCAATTGATCGCTACTTTGGATCCTTCTTCTCCTCCTCCTTCCTAG
- a CDS encoding Hsp20/alpha crystallin family protein codes for MDIKKLAPWNWFKEEEAQNKSVPLSTTGQSCISPLSQLHQEIDRIFDNVLRSVGISNLDIEKTPSNSAQNLLLKPCIDIAATDKEYTITVEVPGVEEDHIKLELSDNTLIIKGEKKHESEKKDKDIYRIERAYGSFQRVLSLPEDANQEDIKAQIKNGVLTITMPRKEVSKPKGKLIDIKKAS; via the coding sequence ATGGACATTAAAAAACTTGCTCCCTGGAATTGGTTTAAAGAGGAAGAAGCTCAAAATAAGAGCGTACCGCTTAGTACCACTGGACAAAGCTGCATTTCTCCTCTGAGCCAACTGCATCAAGAAATAGATAGAATATTTGATAATGTCTTAAGAAGCGTTGGGATTTCTAATCTGGATATAGAAAAAACACCCTCTAACTCAGCCCAAAATCTGTTGCTTAAACCCTGTATCGATATTGCAGCAACTGATAAGGAATATACCATCACAGTAGAAGTGCCTGGCGTGGAAGAAGATCATATTAAGTTGGAATTAAGCGATAACACATTGATCATCAAGGGCGAAAAAAAACATGAGTCAGAAAAAAAAGACAAAGACATCTATAGAATCGAACGCGCTTATGGCTCATTTCAACGCGTGTTATCACTTCCAGAAGACGCTAATCAAGAAGACATCAAAGCTCAGATAAAAAATGGGGTTCTCACCATTACAATGCCACGTAAGGAGGTATCCAAACCCAAAGGTAAATTAATAGACATTAAAAAAGCAAGCTGA